A window of the Xenopus laevis strain J_2021 chromosome 9_10L, Xenopus_laevis_v10.1, whole genome shotgun sequence genome harbors these coding sequences:
- the sec14l1.L gene encoding SEC14-like lipid binding 1 L homeolog isoform X1 yields the protein MVQKYQSPVRVYKYSFEMIMAAYERRFPTCPLIPMFVGSDIMNEYKSEDGAVHIVERRCKLDVDAPRLLKKIAGVDYVYFIQKNSLNRQERTLHIEAYNETFSSRIIVNEHCCYTVHPDNENWTCFEQSASLDIKSFFGFESTVEKIAMKQYTTNIKKGKEIIEYYLNHMEQEGITSMPRWTPEIAQQQETETDTSGRAMSPPQSIPTKSADGPSSKDGLPSSPTAATHEMSSTPDDKLDADYIKRYLGDLTPLQESCLIRLRQWLQETHKGKIPKDEHILRFLRARDFNIDKAREILCQSLTWRKQHHVDYLLSTWDPPQVLHDHYAGGWHHHDRDGRPLYLLRLGQMDTKGLVRALGEESLLRHVLSINEEGLRRCEENTKIFGRPISSWTCLVDLEGLNMRHLWRPGVKALLRIIEVVEANYPETLGRLLILRAPRVFPVLWTLVSPFIDENTRKKFLIYAGNDYQGPGGLIDYIDKEVIPDFLGGECMCEVPEGGLVPKALYRTPEELENDDIRLWTETIYQSASVFKGSPHEMLIQIVDASSVITWDFDVCKGDIVFNIYHSKRAPQAPKRDTLGAHGITSPVGNNVQLIDKAWQLGRDYSMVESPLICKEGESVQGSHVTRWPGFYILQWKFHSMAACASSSLPRVEDVLASLQVSSHKCKVMYYTEIIGSEDFRGSMTSLESSHSGFSQLSAATTSSSQSHSSSMVSREPLPLSESAIPSLVHPQDLKSNPDGLLRLTPSFWGQHFSTLYTLRPPLFLRWPPSWRLPFIREPGGPPAIETESTDDS from the exons ATGGTGCAGAAATACCAGTCGCCCGTCCGTGTGTATAAATACAGCTTTGAGATGATTATGGCT GCATATGAGCGGCGTTTCCCCACTTGTCCCCTTATCCCCATGTTTGTTGGCAGTGACATAATGAACGAGTACAAGAGCGAGGATGGAGCAGTACATATCGTTGAGAGGCGCTGCAAGCTGGATGTGGACGCTCCGCGTCTCTTGAAGAAA attgCTGGCGTGGATTATGTTTactttatccagaaaaactcTTTAAATCGACAGGAGCGTACTCTGCACATTGAGGCTTACAATGAGACTTTCTCTAGCAGGATTATAGTTAATGAGCACTGCTGTTACACT gtacACCCTGATAATGAAAACTGGACTTGCTTCGAACAGTCGGCCAGCCTGGACATCAAGTCCTTCTTTGGATTTGAGAGCACTGTGGAAAAAATTGCAATGAAGCAGTacacaacaaatataaaaaag ggtaaagaAATCATTGAGTATTACTTGAACCATATGGAGCAGGAGGGAATCACCTCCATGCCTCGCTGGACTCCAGAAATCGCTCAGCAACAAGAAACCGAAACGGATACCTCAGGCCGGGCCATGTCTCCTCCTCAGAGCATACCCACCAAATCTGCCGATGGGCCCAGCAGCAAGGATGGCTTACCATCCAGTCCCACTGCTGCAACCCATGAAATGAGCAGCACACCTGATG ACAAACTGGATGCAGATTATATTAAGCGTTACTTGGGAGATCTCACCCCTCTGCAGGAAAGCTGCCTAATCCGCCTGCGTCAGTGGCTACAGGAAACACACAAGGGCAAA ATTCCCAAAGACGAGCACATTTTGAGATTTTTGCGAGCACGGGACTTCAATATCGACAAAGCTCGAGAAATCCTCTGCCAATCCCTCACCTGGAGAAAGCAACACCATGTGGATTACCTGCTGAGCACATGGGACCCTCCCCAGGTGTTGCATGATCATTATGCTGGAGGCTGGCACCACCATGACCGAG ATGGCCGCCCACTGTACTTGTTGCGGCTTGGACAGATGGATACCAAGGGTCTGGTCAGAGCACTTGGGGAAGAATCCCTCCTCCGACAT GTGCTGTCTATCAACGAGGAAGGGCTGAGGCGTTGTGAAGAGAACACTAAAATCTTTGGACGCCCCATTAG CTCTTGGACCTGTCTAGTTGATCTGGAAGGTCTAAACATGAGGCATCTGTGGAGGCCGGGAGTCAAAGCTTTGTTGCGCATTATTGAGGTGGTTGAAGCAAATTACCCAGAGACCCTGGGTCGGTTACTGATCCTGCGGGCTCCCAGAGTCTTCCCAGTGCTTTGGACTCTG GTCAGTCCCTTTATTGATGAGAATACCAGAAAGAAATTTCTTATTTATGCTGGGAATGATTACCAAGGCCCAGGCGGGCTGATCGATTACATTGACAAAGAGGTCATTCCTGACTTCCTGGGAGGGGAGTGTATG TGTGAAGTTCCGGAGGGTGGACTGGTCCCCAAGGCCCTCTACAGGACTCCAGAGGAACTGGAGAACGATGATATCCGATTGTGGACAGAGACCATATATCAATCTGCCAGTGTATTTAAAGGCTCACCACATGAG ATGTTGATTCAGATAGTTGATGCCTCCTCCGTCATCACCTGGGATTTTGATGTGTGTAAAGGGGATATTGTGTTTAATATCTACCATTCCAAACGGGCCCCCCAGGCGCCCAAGAGGGACACACTTGGAGCCCATGGCATCACATCTCCCGTGGGCAACAATGTGCAGCTGATTGACAAGGCTTGGCAGTTGGGACGGGATTACAGTATGGTGGAGTCTCCGCTGATCTGCAAGGAAGGAGAGAGTGTGCAG GGCTCCCATGTGACCCGCTGGCCGGGTTTTTACATCCTGCAGTGGAAGTTCCACAGTATGGCAGCCTGCGCCAGCAGTAGTCTTCCTCGTGTGGAGGATGTGCTCGCCTCCCTTCAAGTCTCCTCCCACAAGTGCAAAGTCATGTATTACACCGAGATCATTGGCTCAGAGGATTTCAG ggGCTCCATGACCAGCCTGGAATCCAGCCATAGTGGCTTCTCTCAGCTCAGCGCTGCCACCACCTCCTCCAGCCAGTCTCACTCCAGTTCCATGGTTTCCAG AGAGCCCCTCCCTCTGTCTGAGTCAGCGATCCCCTCTCTTGTTCACCCCCAAGACCTGAAGTCCAATCCGGATGGACTCCTCCGTCTTACCCCCTCCTTCTGGGGCCAGCACTTTTCTACTCTCTACACTCTCAGGCCCCCCCTCTTCCTGCGCTGGCCTCCGTCCTGGCGCCTCCCATTCATCCGGGAGCCTGGGGGTCCTCCTGCCATCGAAACAGAGAGCACCGACGATTCCTGA
- the sec14l1.L gene encoding SEC14-like lipid binding 1 L homeolog, producing MFVGSDIMNEYKSEDGAVHIVERRCKLDVDAPRLLKKIAGVDYVYFIQKNSLNRQERTLHIEAYNETFSSRIIVNEHCCYTVHPDNENWTCFEQSASLDIKSFFGFESTVEKIAMKQYTTNIKKGKEIIEYYLNHMEQEGITSMPRWTPEIAQQQETETDTSGRAMSPPQSIPTKSADGPSSKDGLPSSPTAATHEMSSTPDDKLDADYIKRYLGDLTPLQESCLIRLRQWLQETHKGKIPKDEHILRFLRARDFNIDKAREILCQSLTWRKQHHVDYLLSTWDPPQVLHDHYAGGWHHHDRDGRPLYLLRLGQMDTKGLVRALGEESLLRHVLSINEEGLRRCEENTKIFGRPISSWTCLVDLEGLNMRHLWRPGVKALLRIIEVVEANYPETLGRLLILRAPRVFPVLWTLVSPFIDENTRKKFLIYAGNDYQGPGGLIDYIDKEVIPDFLGGECMCEVPEGGLVPKALYRTPEELENDDIRLWTETIYQSASVFKGSPHEMLIQIVDASSVITWDFDVCKGDIVFNIYHSKRAPQAPKRDTLGAHGITSPVGNNVQLIDKAWQLGRDYSMVESPLICKEGESVQGSHVTRWPGFYILQWKFHSMAACASSSLPRVEDVLASLQVSSHKCKVMYYTEIIGSEDFRGSMTSLESSHSGFSQLSAATTSSSQSHSSSMVSR from the exons ATGTTTGTTGGCAGTGACATAATGAACGAGTACAAGAGCGAGGATGGAGCAGTACATATCGTTGAGAGGCGCTGCAAGCTGGATGTGGACGCTCCGCGTCTCTTGAAGAAA attgCTGGCGTGGATTATGTTTactttatccagaaaaactcTTTAAATCGACAGGAGCGTACTCTGCACATTGAGGCTTACAATGAGACTTTCTCTAGCAGGATTATAGTTAATGAGCACTGCTGTTACACT gtacACCCTGATAATGAAAACTGGACTTGCTTCGAACAGTCGGCCAGCCTGGACATCAAGTCCTTCTTTGGATTTGAGAGCACTGTGGAAAAAATTGCAATGAAGCAGTacacaacaaatataaaaaag ggtaaagaAATCATTGAGTATTACTTGAACCATATGGAGCAGGAGGGAATCACCTCCATGCCTCGCTGGACTCCAGAAATCGCTCAGCAACAAGAAACCGAAACGGATACCTCAGGCCGGGCCATGTCTCCTCCTCAGAGCATACCCACCAAATCTGCCGATGGGCCCAGCAGCAAGGATGGCTTACCATCCAGTCCCACTGCTGCAACCCATGAAATGAGCAGCACACCTGATG ACAAACTGGATGCAGATTATATTAAGCGTTACTTGGGAGATCTCACCCCTCTGCAGGAAAGCTGCCTAATCCGCCTGCGTCAGTGGCTACAGGAAACACACAAGGGCAAA ATTCCCAAAGACGAGCACATTTTGAGATTTTTGCGAGCACGGGACTTCAATATCGACAAAGCTCGAGAAATCCTCTGCCAATCCCTCACCTGGAGAAAGCAACACCATGTGGATTACCTGCTGAGCACATGGGACCCTCCCCAGGTGTTGCATGATCATTATGCTGGAGGCTGGCACCACCATGACCGAG ATGGCCGCCCACTGTACTTGTTGCGGCTTGGACAGATGGATACCAAGGGTCTGGTCAGAGCACTTGGGGAAGAATCCCTCCTCCGACAT GTGCTGTCTATCAACGAGGAAGGGCTGAGGCGTTGTGAAGAGAACACTAAAATCTTTGGACGCCCCATTAG CTCTTGGACCTGTCTAGTTGATCTGGAAGGTCTAAACATGAGGCATCTGTGGAGGCCGGGAGTCAAAGCTTTGTTGCGCATTATTGAGGTGGTTGAAGCAAATTACCCAGAGACCCTGGGTCGGTTACTGATCCTGCGGGCTCCCAGAGTCTTCCCAGTGCTTTGGACTCTG GTCAGTCCCTTTATTGATGAGAATACCAGAAAGAAATTTCTTATTTATGCTGGGAATGATTACCAAGGCCCAGGCGGGCTGATCGATTACATTGACAAAGAGGTCATTCCTGACTTCCTGGGAGGGGAGTGTATG TGTGAAGTTCCGGAGGGTGGACTGGTCCCCAAGGCCCTCTACAGGACTCCAGAGGAACTGGAGAACGATGATATCCGATTGTGGACAGAGACCATATATCAATCTGCCAGTGTATTTAAAGGCTCACCACATGAG ATGTTGATTCAGATAGTTGATGCCTCCTCCGTCATCACCTGGGATTTTGATGTGTGTAAAGGGGATATTGTGTTTAATATCTACCATTCCAAACGGGCCCCCCAGGCGCCCAAGAGGGACACACTTGGAGCCCATGGCATCACATCTCCCGTGGGCAACAATGTGCAGCTGATTGACAAGGCTTGGCAGTTGGGACGGGATTACAGTATGGTGGAGTCTCCGCTGATCTGCAAGGAAGGAGAGAGTGTGCAG GGCTCCCATGTGACCCGCTGGCCGGGTTTTTACATCCTGCAGTGGAAGTTCCACAGTATGGCAGCCTGCGCCAGCAGTAGTCTTCCTCGTGTGGAGGATGTGCTCGCCTCCCTTCAAGTCTCCTCCCACAAGTGCAAAGTCATGTATTACACCGAGATCATTGGCTCAGAGGATTTCAG ggGCTCCATGACCAGCCTGGAATCCAGCCATAGTGGCTTCTCTCAGCTCAGCGCTGCCACCACCTCCTCCAGCCAGTCTCACTCCAGTTCCATGGTTTCCAGGTAG
- the sec14l1.L gene encoding SEC14-like lipid binding 1 L homeolog isoform X2 yields MVQKYQSPVRVYKYSFEMIMAAYERRFPTCPLIPMFVGSDIMNEYKSEDGAVHIVERRCKLDVDAPRLLKKIAGVDYVYFIQKNSLNRQERTLHIEAYNETFSSRIIVNEHCCYTVHPDNENWTCFEQSASLDIKSFFGFESTVEKIAMKQYTTNIKKGKEIIEYYLNHMEQEGITSMPRWTPEIAQQQETETDTSGRAMSPPQSIPTKSADGPSSKDGLPSSPTAATHEMSSTPDDKLDADYIKRYLGDLTPLQESCLIRLRQWLQETHKGKIPKDEHILRFLRARDFNIDKAREILCQSLTWRKQHHVDYLLSTWDPPQVLHDHYAGGWHHHDRDGRPLYLLRLGQMDTKGLVRALGEESLLRHVLSINEEGLRRCEENTKIFGRPISSWTCLVDLEGLNMRHLWRPGVKALLRIIEVVEANYPETLGRLLILRAPRVFPVLWTLVSPFIDENTRKKFLIYAGNDYQGPGGLIDYIDKEVIPDFLGGECMCEVPEGGLVPKALYRTPEELENDDIRLWTETIYQSASVFKGSPHEMLIQIVDASSVITWDFDVCKGDIVFNIYHSKRAPQAPKRDTLGAHGITSPVGNNVQLIDKAWQLGRDYSMVESPLICKEGESVQGSHVTRWPGFYILQWKFHSMAACASSSLPRVEDVLASLQVSSHKCKVMYYTEIIGSEDFRGSMTSLESSHSGFSQLSAATTSSSQSHSSSMVSSPSCVTIHGHLAFCTSIFKR; encoded by the exons ATGGTGCAGAAATACCAGTCGCCCGTCCGTGTGTATAAATACAGCTTTGAGATGATTATGGCT GCATATGAGCGGCGTTTCCCCACTTGTCCCCTTATCCCCATGTTTGTTGGCAGTGACATAATGAACGAGTACAAGAGCGAGGATGGAGCAGTACATATCGTTGAGAGGCGCTGCAAGCTGGATGTGGACGCTCCGCGTCTCTTGAAGAAA attgCTGGCGTGGATTATGTTTactttatccagaaaaactcTTTAAATCGACAGGAGCGTACTCTGCACATTGAGGCTTACAATGAGACTTTCTCTAGCAGGATTATAGTTAATGAGCACTGCTGTTACACT gtacACCCTGATAATGAAAACTGGACTTGCTTCGAACAGTCGGCCAGCCTGGACATCAAGTCCTTCTTTGGATTTGAGAGCACTGTGGAAAAAATTGCAATGAAGCAGTacacaacaaatataaaaaag ggtaaagaAATCATTGAGTATTACTTGAACCATATGGAGCAGGAGGGAATCACCTCCATGCCTCGCTGGACTCCAGAAATCGCTCAGCAACAAGAAACCGAAACGGATACCTCAGGCCGGGCCATGTCTCCTCCTCAGAGCATACCCACCAAATCTGCCGATGGGCCCAGCAGCAAGGATGGCTTACCATCCAGTCCCACTGCTGCAACCCATGAAATGAGCAGCACACCTGATG ACAAACTGGATGCAGATTATATTAAGCGTTACTTGGGAGATCTCACCCCTCTGCAGGAAAGCTGCCTAATCCGCCTGCGTCAGTGGCTACAGGAAACACACAAGGGCAAA ATTCCCAAAGACGAGCACATTTTGAGATTTTTGCGAGCACGGGACTTCAATATCGACAAAGCTCGAGAAATCCTCTGCCAATCCCTCACCTGGAGAAAGCAACACCATGTGGATTACCTGCTGAGCACATGGGACCCTCCCCAGGTGTTGCATGATCATTATGCTGGAGGCTGGCACCACCATGACCGAG ATGGCCGCCCACTGTACTTGTTGCGGCTTGGACAGATGGATACCAAGGGTCTGGTCAGAGCACTTGGGGAAGAATCCCTCCTCCGACAT GTGCTGTCTATCAACGAGGAAGGGCTGAGGCGTTGTGAAGAGAACACTAAAATCTTTGGACGCCCCATTAG CTCTTGGACCTGTCTAGTTGATCTGGAAGGTCTAAACATGAGGCATCTGTGGAGGCCGGGAGTCAAAGCTTTGTTGCGCATTATTGAGGTGGTTGAAGCAAATTACCCAGAGACCCTGGGTCGGTTACTGATCCTGCGGGCTCCCAGAGTCTTCCCAGTGCTTTGGACTCTG GTCAGTCCCTTTATTGATGAGAATACCAGAAAGAAATTTCTTATTTATGCTGGGAATGATTACCAAGGCCCAGGCGGGCTGATCGATTACATTGACAAAGAGGTCATTCCTGACTTCCTGGGAGGGGAGTGTATG TGTGAAGTTCCGGAGGGTGGACTGGTCCCCAAGGCCCTCTACAGGACTCCAGAGGAACTGGAGAACGATGATATCCGATTGTGGACAGAGACCATATATCAATCTGCCAGTGTATTTAAAGGCTCACCACATGAG ATGTTGATTCAGATAGTTGATGCCTCCTCCGTCATCACCTGGGATTTTGATGTGTGTAAAGGGGATATTGTGTTTAATATCTACCATTCCAAACGGGCCCCCCAGGCGCCCAAGAGGGACACACTTGGAGCCCATGGCATCACATCTCCCGTGGGCAACAATGTGCAGCTGATTGACAAGGCTTGGCAGTTGGGACGGGATTACAGTATGGTGGAGTCTCCGCTGATCTGCAAGGAAGGAGAGAGTGTGCAG GGCTCCCATGTGACCCGCTGGCCGGGTTTTTACATCCTGCAGTGGAAGTTCCACAGTATGGCAGCCTGCGCCAGCAGTAGTCTTCCTCGTGTGGAGGATGTGCTCGCCTCCCTTCAAGTCTCCTCCCACAAGTGCAAAGTCATGTATTACACCGAGATCATTGGCTCAGAGGATTTCAG ggGCTCCATGACCAGCCTGGAATCCAGCCATAGTGGCTTCTCTCAGCTCAGCGCTGCCACCACCTCCTCCAGCCAGTCTCACTCCAGTTCCATGGTTTCCAG CCCATCTTGTGTCACCATTCATGGTCATTTAGCTTTCTGCACTTCCATATTCAAACGTTAA